The Synergistales bacterium genome window below encodes:
- a CDS encoding NUDIX hydrolase, translating into MNEACRSSDMIYRGRIVNLRVDEVTLPNGKTAERSVVEHAPAVGVLAETERGDIFLVRQFRYPVGKMLLEVPAGIVEEGEEPRETAHRELQEEIGFAADELEEVARFYTSPGFSDELLILYHAQGLTRSSLEGDDDEFIDIVRVSSEEIPQLLARNAVEDGKTLTALFWLLCNRRR; encoded by the coding sequence ATGAACGAAGCCTGTCGCTCCAGCGATATGATCTACAGGGGTCGGATCGTCAATCTCCGTGTCGACGAGGTGACGCTGCCCAACGGCAAGACCGCCGAGCGTTCCGTGGTGGAACACGCTCCGGCGGTGGGGGTGCTGGCCGAGACGGAAAGGGGCGACATCTTTCTGGTCCGGCAGTTCCGGTATCCGGTGGGCAAGATGCTGCTGGAGGTCCCCGCAGGCATCGTGGAAGAGGGCGAAGAGCCGCGGGAGACAGCCCACCGGGAACTGCAGGAGGAGATCGGCTTTGCCGCCGACGAACTGGAAGAGGTCGCCCGGTTCTACACCTCGCCGGGGTTCAGCGACGAGCTGCTGATTCTCTACCACGCGCAGGGCCTGACACGCTCCTCACTGGAAGGTGACGACGACGAGTTCATCGACATCGTCAGGGTGTCTTCGGAGGAGATCCCTCAGCTCCTCGCCCGGAATGCGGTGGAGGACGGCAAAAC